GAGAGCCACTCCCATGCGCGCCAGGTCTGCAGTCGTTGTTCGTAATCGGCGGTCGCCATTTCCAGCGGGCCGTCGCCGAAGAACACCCGCAGCGGCGGTTGGTCGGCGTCGACCAGCTTGAGCACCGCCTTGGCGCTGGCGGTCGGATCGCCCTGCTTGGGCCGGTGGTCGGCGAAGAAGGCGTCCCTGGCCTGGTGGGTCCCGGCGTAGGCGGGCAGCGGTGTGGACTGCTGCATCGACGGTCCGCTCCAGTCGGTGGAGAAACCGCCCGGCTCGATGATCGTGACGTGGATGCCGAAGTCCTTGACCTCGCCGGCCAGTGTCTGGCTGAAGCCCTCGAGCGCCCACTTCGAGGCGTGGTAGGCCCCCAGGCCGGCAAAAGCGGTGATTCCGCCGATCGAGGAGACCTGCAGGATGTGCCCGCTGCGCTGCTCGCGCAGGAACGGCAGCGCGGCTTGCGTGACCCACATCGCCCCGAAGA
The genomic region above belongs to Sporichthyaceae bacterium and contains:
- a CDS encoding SDR family oxidoreductase; the encoded protein is MKTWFITGSSRGFGREWTVAALRRGDRVAATARNTDTLKDLVDTYGEAILTIPLDVTDRSAAFAAVARAHAHFGRLDVVVNNAGYGQGGMLEELSEAEFRAQLETNLFGAMWVTQAALPFLREQRSGHILQVSSIGGITAFAGLGAYHASKWALEGFSQTLAGEVKDFGIHVTIIEPGGFSTDWSGPSMQQSTPLPAYAGTHQARDAFFADHRPKQGDPTASAKAVLKLVDADQPPLRVFFGDGPLEMATADYEQRLQTWRAWEWLSLEAQG